The Salvia splendens isolate huo1 chromosome 20, SspV2, whole genome shotgun sequence nucleotide sequence cattgagaccctggttcgccatattatattgatagcgtcccaggaagtcatgaggatcctccagcccgtcataagtcattgacggtgtccggtagttccgcggcaaaggagttcgggtgatatcgtccgagaacggagtctttaatgctccgtacatggcgaacccgacatctcttcggtacggaggagatggagttctcctgtggttccggtaccgaggaggagcaggagcatgttgaggttgaggattctttctcctggaagacacgtcactactgcggtagtgactttcatgtctggatgaggagggagaatccgccgttgtcttctccggctgttggctcttctgcaggaaggttaagaactcctcctgcttctcggccaagaacagcttgacagcttcatttaaattgggctgctgggaagactcggtgcgatgactcctggagtggcttgctccttcttcgtgagaaccggaggtagatgtctcccgaggccgtttttcagacctacgagctggactagcttcctcacggttatcacgaacggtattatgagtgttatgtgatctggtatgcattttttggggtggaaaagggtcaaaaattcgctttatcacaaattttgttctctgttttcccacagacggcgccagtgatgaggcggcgaatttttgatgtttgtaaatgcaggaaataaatgaagatcaacgcagagattttacgtggttcgatttactgaggtaaatctacgtccacggggagaaatgggggcaggtttgtattgcttgatctgcgaattacagcttacaacactggcctgctttatgatattctctctagagagctttttagaatttaacagaagaagttatctatctgacctaggttctatttatacagtgaaccaagatcgtggcatgcagcatttattaggtagtggatgtcgtggagatcgtggcgaccttgcatgggtccactatcctgcatgagttaatgactgcttgacaccactaaaaagatcgtcggtgtagtggaggtggaaatcttgcatgagtccactatctcctagttcggtcgaatactgagaccgaactgctgaattattgccgagcagcttttgccgatctgagagtagagcttgatgccgacctgagagcagagcttgatgagttggctttcaccgagctgtaggctggggccgaactctttggttgtgccgaactgaactctttagtcacgccggactgatactctttagtcatgccgaactgatactctgtcttgggctttactgctgttgggcttgtttagtacgtactccatcagcaAACTTGTTTGGTGTAGTCTTTATGGAAGTAAAATAATCTGCCTTAGGAATGAAAGTATATATCTCTACATTCTTTACTTAATCATAGGAAGGGAAAATTTGTTGTATTTATTGGATCTGTCGAGACTGGTGAGGCTCCTGCAGCTTCTTCCTCGACATGGCGGTGCTCGACGAGATCACCCCAAGGGTACTTTTGGCATCCAATAGTCACATACTGGCCATAAAACCTTGTTCTATATGTGAAACGCAATAGCTGTCTGATCGAGTTACATTGCTTCTTCGGCCTGAACCGAGGAAAGAATGGTCTATTTTAAGTTAGCTTTGAAAATCATACAAACATGATAATATACCTGGTTGTAACTTGTGGATTTTCAgagttttattttctttaacaAAATTTATACTGTTATGATTGGAATAGtacttatcatttattttattcacaaaatCATGACAGTTTACCATGTCAGTTGATCAACTATAGATCTGCATTTCCCTGGTCGTGAATTGAAAATATTGTAAACTACCAGTGTTTGGTGAGAGCACTGTTAAATAGCCTCTAAAATCATGAACACTTAATATATTGTGCTGGTTGGTTGAAATGTGTTATGATTTGTTCTTTTTCTAGGAATTGTTGTGCAATGGATTTATAATGTGGTACAAGTATTATCGTGGATCATGAGGGAACCTGTCATTTTATATTCTGGTTTTCTCTGTGAACTGCACAAAACTTTCGATACAAGACTCGAGAGCAACTATTTCTTTTGGCTTTTATTTAGGCCCACTTCATGGGATCCCATACGGTTTGAAGGATATAATTGCAGTGCCCCATTACAAGACAACTTGGGGTTCAAGAACGTTTAAAAACCAAGTTCTTGATACTGAGGCTTGGGTTTATAAGAGGTATTTACGGAACTTCTTAGCTCAATGTAAAACTTTTAAGAGCAAGATTGGTGTGACTTTGACCTTTCACAGTGAACACTGATCATTTCAGGATGAAATCTGCCGGGGCAGTTCTTCTTGCAAAGCTTGTGACAGGGTCACTGGCATATGACGACATCTGGTTTGGGGGTAGAACAAGGAACCCTTGGAATATTGAAGAGTATTCCACTGGTTCATCGGCTGGACCAGCTGCCTCCACCTCAGCTGGTATATCTTTACATAGATTGTTCCTTGTTTCTGATATGAAAGGTCTACTGTGTAAATCTTTAAACTTATGAAGGAAAACTCCAGCGACTGAGATTTTTTTTACTGCAGGAATTGTTCCCTTTGCTATTGGTTCAGAAACGGCTGGATCCATCACTTACCCAGCTGCTCGATGTGGCGTGACAGCATTTCGTCCTACTTTTGGAACTACTGGACGAACGGGTGTTCTAAGCTTATCAGAGAGTCTGGTAGAGATCGTGTTCACTGCTTTAATTGTATACAGTTATTTCTGGAGGTGAATGTTAATCCTGTGTATTTGCAGGATAAACTAGGACCTTTCTGTAGAAGTGCTGCAGATTGTGCAATTGTTTTGGATATAATCCGGGGCAAGGATCCGCGTGATCATTCATCCAGGGATATCCCATTTCCTGATCCTTTTTCTGTTGACATAACAAAGCTAACCGTAGGATACCTTGAGGATGCAGAGATGGATGTAAGTGAACCTCGTATAATTCATCAAGATTTAGCCATTCTGTGCAGACATACAGGGATAAGCTGCCCGGATTTTAAAACGTCCCAGAATGATGTAACTGAACTTACATGTGGATTGTAGGTTGTTGAAAAGCTTAAATCAAAA carries:
- the LOC121780710 gene encoding glutamyl-tRNA(Gln) amidotransferase subunit A-like isoform X1, which produces MGAGPLHGIPYGLKDIIAVPHYKTTWGSRTFKNQVLDTEAWVYKRMKSAGAVLLAKLVTGSLAYDDIWFGGRTRNPWNIEEYSTGSSAGPAASTSAGIVPFAIGSETAGSITYPAARCGVTAFRPTFGTTGRTGVLSLSESLDKLGPFCRSAADCAIVLDIIRGKDPRDHSSRDIPFPDPFSVDITKLTVGYLEDAEMDVVEKLKSKGVSMVPFKLNYTVDSAQGILNFTMDVDMLAHFDEWQRAGLDDEFEAQDQWPVELRRARVVPAVDYVQAQRARGKLIQEVRDGFKVDAFIGNATDWERVCVGNLVGMPVIVVPTGFKPISDPPTNNTRRRTTITTGVYAPPEHDHIALALAMAYQEVTDHHKQRPPIDDLGPDDSIPNPPTKTVPPRQLRG
- the LOC121780710 gene encoding glutamyl-tRNA(Gln) amidotransferase subunit A-like isoform X3; this translates as MGAGPLHGIPYGLKDIIAVPHYKTTWGSRTFKNQVLDTEAWVYKRMKSAGAVLLAKLVTGSLAYDDIWFGGRTRNPWNIEEYSTGSSAGPAASTSAGIVPFAIGSETAGSITYPAARCGVTAFRPTFGTTGRTGVLSLSESLDKLGPFCRSAADCAIVLDIIRGKDPRDHSSRDIPFPDPFSVDITKLTVGYLEDAEMDVVEKLKSKGVSMVPFKLNYTVDSAQGILNFTMDVDMLAHFDEWQRAGLDDEFEAQDQWPVELRRARVVPAVDYVQVAIFSPTEFSTNNSM